The following nucleotide sequence is from Triticum dicoccoides isolate Atlit2015 ecotype Zavitan chromosome 7B, WEW_v2.0, whole genome shotgun sequence.
GAGGACTAGCCTAGGGTTGCAGCAAATACTACTCTACTCCGTATATTTCTAGTTGAACAGACATTAGACTGTCGTTATCTATTAGTAATAATAACTGCACCCTGTGAACTCATCGGCTGTGGCAAAATGATTTCCCTACTTTCTTTATTGCCCAAGCAAGAGCTACAAGTACTAACTAATTTGCATATATGCTCTGGTTTTGATGTTATTAATTGTTAGGTGCCTCCGAATAAGttctcaaaaaaattaaaaaagttgGTTCAGATTAAGCACGTGGGTCTTCTTGCGGAATTGCTTGCGTCAATTCTAGCTCGTTTCGTTGTATTCTCTTAGCTAGTTCATTGTTCAGGCTCTGGTACTTAATTATGGTTCTAGTTTAATTCAATGATGTGACCTGCCTGTAGCGTCATTTTTTCTTTCCAACAACCTAGAGACAGATAAGGTGCTAGCTACTTTAATAAATCTCCTTGCATATGAAGAACACACAAGTTTTGGATGGATACAGAAAATGCTCAAACTTCATCAGTATTTTCTTCGTAGCAATGAGTGTCGCCGGTGTGATCTCCATCTAACTTCACATGCATTATTTTGATATATCATAAGTTTGAGTCCAGCTCTTCGGTTGTTTTCTGAACCTTCATATATACATTACCTGATTTGTACAGCTGAATTTGTTCGATGGAGGACCTACCGGAGGCTCTGCTGACAGAGATTCTCAAGAGGATCACCAGGACAAGTGATCTGAATTCTCTTTCCCTTGTGTCAAAGCAGCTCTACAAGATAGAGGGGAATCAAAGGGGTGCTATCCATGTTGGTGCTGGTCTTTGCACTGCTACAAAAGCACTGACGTCATTGTGCGCCCGGTTCCCAAATTTGCAGAAAGTGGAAATCGATTACTCTGGTTGTATACCTGGACATGGAAAGCAGTTGGACAACAAAGGCCTTTTTGTGTTTTCATCTCACTGTTCCTCGCTGATTGACCTCACTTTAAGCTCCTGCTCATGCATTGATGACTCTGGGCTTGGTTGTTTAACTTATTGCAAGACATTGGTGTCTCTCAGGCTGAACTCCATACCAAAAATAACTTCAAGTGGGCTTTTCTCGGTTGCAGTTGGTTGTACAAGTCTATCTGCTCTCCACCTTATTGATTGCGAAAAAATCGCTAGTGTAGAATGGCTGGAATACCTTGGTAGGGATGGATCGTTGGAAGAGCTTGTAATGAAGAATTGCAGAGGAATCAATCATCATGACTTCCTAAAGTTTGGTTCAGGATGGATGAAGCTCCAGAAGTTTGAGTTTGAAATGGAAAGACATGATCGTCTTCCAGGTGATGTGGTCTATGACTCCTCGTACGATGCTCACAGCATGGATATATATGATTTCTGCTGTGAGAGTTTGAAGGTTTTAAGGTTGGCGCATATTAGAACTTGGCCAGAATTAGGACTTCGTGTTGTCCTAGGGAAGTGTAAAGCATTGGAGAAGCTTTGCCTTGAGTATGTTCATGCCCTAAATGACAATGACATGATTGCATTATCTCGGAGCTGCAGCAACCTTAAAAGCATCAAACTTTGGCTCAACCTGCAGCGCTACTCTATTGATGTCAGCGATTGGGAAACCAGGACGTCATTTACTGATAACAGCCTTTACGCTCTAGCCCTCAACTGTCCCATGCTTCAGGTCGTAGACCTCAGCTTTACACCATGTTCCCCTGACTGGCCATCAGAAATTGGATTCACACAGCAGGGTTTTCTGGCACTCATTCAGTCCTGCCCAATTCGTGTTCTCGTGCTAAACACCGCCAACTTCTTTGATGACGAGGGGATGAAGGCCCTCTCATCCTCACCACATCTGGAGACACTCGAGCTTATAGCGTGTTTTGCAGTAACTGATGCTGGGATGCGCTTCCTTGCGCACACCCCATGCTTGAGTCATCTCACACTTCGGGTGTGTCATAAGGTTACTGATGTTGGATTAGCTGAACTGGGAAGTGCACATAAGTTAGAGTCTTTGGTCATTGAGTATTGTGGTGAGATCTCTCTGCAAGCTGCGCAGGGTGTTGCCAAGTCAGTTCACTACTCCAGCAAGTTTCCAGATTACCTTATGTATTGATGAAGTGGTCTCCAAAATTTTCAGTATGAATTTGCTGCTGAAGCCATTAGCTTGTTCAGTGTGCATCATTGGACAAGGCTGTGCATTATCAGACGTAGATTCACTTCTCTGGACTTTCTATTGCTTCTACCTTCACTGCTATAATTTTTCTGTATGAAACTTTTATAGTAGGCACAACTCGTGTACTGTAATTCTTGTTGCTTAATTTCTTACTCTCTCTATACCGCTGTTTTGTAATCCACAAGAATTGGCCCCAAGATTACCTATTTTTGCTGTTTGGTTTCTACTCTAAGAAATGTCGGGAACCCTTTTTACTACGGGATTCTGAAGACATGTATATCTGCCTGCTATTTGCGTGTGGCAACTTTGGTATGGATCAGTGTAGTAATGGTCAATGTTTCACATGGAGACCTCTACTACAAAGGCGACATGCTTGTTTTGTTGCTGTTGATTCTGTTTGGGAATGTCTTTTCATTTGCTTCTCAAAATATAAGTTACAAGTAGTTACTACGTACCATAATTTGGGTTTTTAGATTCCAAGATTACAAATGCAATGTACTCATCTCATGGAAGTTGAGGTACAACTGAAACTTGACCCACTGAAGGCAAATAACATAGCTGTGTGCTAATTACAGGCTTCTACTAGAAATTTAGAGGGGGTCGTGTTTCTTTTACATATCACAAGAGTATGATGAGTGTATGGAAAATCAGAATTGGGTACACCATTTGAGAAGATCGTGTGCTAAAATTGGAGAAGCCAGGGCTGAACTTTTGTTGTGATTGTCGCGTACTAAGTTATAATCTGGCTGAAAAAATTGAACTCTAAAAAGTATTACCTCTGTTCGAAAATATATGTAAAACTCTTGATAGGCCAAAGGTCGTACTTTGAGAATATTTGCTTCTCGTGGAGCCGCATGTTTGCTTCTGCGAAAGGCACAACTGTGTATATCTGAAAGTGAGAAAAAACACGTTtttccttctgcgagaggcacatatttgcttctcgtggaggctCTGTTTTTCCCGggttttttgtgaaaaaaaaagtttatcaaaacctattaacatggatctagtttcaaagatcgcgAGGCAAGATATTCAATGGTGAAAACAGTTTGCGATTTGGACGCATGCTTAAAAGAAGGCGGGAGTGGCATACTGTATGTGCGCCATTTGTTGCAAGCTGGAAaggtgggagtgatctttgcaGGGTACCTCTCAATTATTAGGGATCTTATACCAGCCGCATTCTGCGGCAGAATGTCGTGGCCTCGCACAAGGCTGTCCTTCGACTGGGCAGGCCACGCGGGAGCTGCGAGCGGTGTAAAAAAAGTACTAAGCGTCAGATAGCATTCAAGCTCACGGTTGCGCCGTCGTAGACAGAGGTAGCTAGCCACTGTGGCCGATTAGAGTTCATGATGAATATGTGGCGCGATTACTTTAGAACTAGTTACAACCGCAGATTGGATTATTTTTCATTTTCttaatcattttttgaaaattctgaataatttttcaaaaaaaaatctgaacCATTTTGACAAACACGCATAAGTTTTGAATATTATTTGACAATGTTTTAATTTTTAACCAAATTTTAAAAGCGGCGACAATTTTGaagttgtgaacaatttttttaaatgaacattttaaaattccGACCATTTTTGATAAACACGAACATGTTTTTAAAATATGTGACCAAAATTTCAGTTTCTGAATAAATTTTGAAAACAggaaatttttcaaatttttgaacaaATCTTGAAACatgggaacattttttaaaattctgaaTAATTTTGGACAATCACAAACAAGTTTTGAAAAAAATGGGAATAATTTGTGAATTTGTGTACAAATTTTGGAAAACACGAACTTTTTAACATTTGTGAACAGTTGCACAacgaaacatttttttaaattacaAACAATTTAAGAAAACTAGGAGCAAGTTTTCAAAAAATGTGAACACTTTGTGAATTTGTAAAAAAATTGAGAATGGGAAgagtttttaaatttgtgaacaaattttgaaaatggaAACATTTTTGAAACTTTTGTGTGAATCTCAAACAAAAAAAAAATCGGAAAGCGCAAGTTATTCTGAAATTCCAAACATTTCATAAAATTAGCAAACATTTGTACAAAATTTTGAACATAATTGAAAAATTGGAACAAACTTTTGAATTGCAAATAATATTTGAAATTTCCATGTATTTTTTAAATAGTAAAAAAActgaaaacagaaaaaaggaaatgaaaataaaacagaagaaaaaggaaataggaaaaaaagaaaaactaaaatcgGAGGGGTGGGGGATGTTCCAAACTGGAACAAATGAACTTGTGAAGTGGGCCAACCCAGTCAGTTCGCTAGTGCGCTTCCCTGTGCTATGCGGCAACAATTTGCCGCAGAGCGCGGCAAATAGGGATTCAAGTGAGGGAGCAACTAATTAAGGAGCGCTCGTTCGGAAGCCTCCTCAAAGGTCACGCGCGCTCTCAGCCAACGCCATGTGTCGTGCTCTAGGCACTCACTccgatttttgtttttgtttttttcacaTGCGTTTTCGACTTTTTAGATTGTTTTTTCGATGGTTTTTTCGGCTTTTCGGTTTTTCACTGGTCTTTCATAACATTTAAACAAcggaaaaattcaatttttttgtgcAAAGAAACGCGTTTTTTTGCTTTCCCGAGAGGTATGGATTTGCTTCCTCAAGAGGCAGggctttgcttccgcgagaggcacaaacGTACCtctcagaaatgaaaaaaaaatactttttttatttttttctcttccacgagaggcacgaccgtgcctctcggaaacggaaataatccttttttttcttccacgagaggtACGGGTTTGCTTCCACAAGAGACACGTttttcttccgcaagaggcacgagcGTGTCTCACGAAAACGACAAAACatatttttttccttccgcgagaggcagggGTTGATTCCGCGAGAGGgacggatttgcttccgcgagagccaCGGCCCtgcctctcagaaacgaaaaacgcattttttccttcACTGAGAGACAGGgatttgctttcacgagaggcatggtcgtgcctctttcggaaaaggaaaaaaatgctCTCAGTACGGGTTTTTTTGTCCGGTTCTGTTAAAACCTATCAATATGGgatctactcccttcgtcccataacgtcttaaattatgggatggagggagtagttttgaagatctcaacgcGAGTAATCCAACTGCGAAAACGGTTTGAGATTTGAACgcacgatttaagagataaaacatttagaATAAACGGATCTATGAAAAAAGAGAATCTTCCGCTTGCGACAAGTGGAACACATGCAGCCTAGCCACCTGTCACAACCTGGGGATGTGAAAGTGATTTTTGAAAGGAGGACTTCTCAATTAGTAATTTCAAACTAATTCATGTTAACCGACGGGGGTAGTTGGGCTTGCATCAGCTGGAGTAAATAATACGTTCGTCCAACCTAGCCCAAGTAGTAATATCAGCAGGTCCCTCGATGGTTTGGAAAATCCTATTTGGCGCTTTAGGAGTCCGTTACAGTGCAATTCTCAAACGGGCACCTGAAGCAGttacagttgggccggcccattctatTCTTCTTACCATTATTAGAAACAGCAAAAATGTGCGTGCACAAGGATTCGGACCCCTGACCCCTTCGTTACGAGCGGTCAACTCCAACCACCAGACCAACACCACAGGTACCTCGTTTTTTTGTTTGTTCTTCActtcgtttttttttctttttatcctttttgttttctttactatgTTTTTTTAATTCGTGAACCATTTTTAAATAGATGATTTTTTTcaatttcaatgaactttttttaaattcagTTACCTTTTTCCGAAATGAATGAACTTTTTAAACATTTTTGGTGATTAAAAAAAAACAATGAGTTTCTTtttaaatccgatgaactttttcaattcGATGAATTTCTtttaaatccgatgaacttttctaaatttggtgatttttttcaaatccgatgaacactTTTTCAAAATGGATGTACTTTTTTCaagtccgatgaacttttttcaattcggtgaaccttttttcaaatccgatgaactttttcttcaaaatcgatgaaccttttttttcattttttaataaatcgatgaaccttttttttCATGGATATATACAAAATTGTAAAAACGGAGGCCGGTCTTTTTTCTGAACGAGCAACGCGGCACAGGCGAACAAAAAAGCCAGCGAGGCGACCAAAGGTGAACCTAAAGCGAGCGAGGGAACCATTTTTTAATGAGCCATGGCCCGCTGATGGTCACCATAGGCGCCACTTCTCCGACGGGAGCCTACAACGCCCAATAGGAGCTTCCTGATGGTTCGCTCGGTCGGTAGGTCGCTCGATGGTTCGCTCGTTCCTTCTTCAGTCACGGTTGAGGTTCACCGGTCAACCGTTGAGTGGTCAATTGttgacattttttgaaaaaaatccaGAAGAAATAAAAAATCGTGAATTTAAAAATATACAtagattttgaaaaatgttcacaaacttcaaaacattgacaaacttggcaaaaatcatcaaatttggaaaaaatcatgattttttaaataaattgttgaatttgaaaataggtcatcaatttttttaaaagttgatcaaattttaaaaaaagttcatcgattttcaaattAGTTGAACTGAAAAAatttcatcgattttcaaaaaaaagttcatcaaaaatgaaaaagttcatcgatttaaagaaaaaaaatcaaagattttgaaaaaagttcatctaattCGGAAAAATGTTCATCgagtttcaaaaaagttcatcgaatttggtaAAAAGCTCATCTAATTTGAAAAAGTCCATCAATTTCGAATCTTTTTCGTAGAATTTGAAAAAGGTCATCGAATTGTAACAAATGTCATctattttggaaaaagttcatcacatTGTAAAAAAAGTTCCTCGGTTTAGGAAAAAAGGTCATCAAAattgaagaaaagttcatcgatATTTAAAAGTAGCTCAACGATTTGAaaagaagttcatcaaattttaaaaaagtttATCGTTTTGAAGAAAAGGTTCACGTATATACAAAAGCAATTCATCGAACCAGGATGAAGAAAAAAACTGAaacggaaaaaggaaaaaagaaaaaggaaaaaggaaaatgaaGGAATAAAAGAAGGAAAAAGTTGCTACTTAGCAGATCCCGCTTTGTGGCGGGGTGGTTAGACGAGCGTACCTCTGCGTCGGAGGTCGCGGGTTCGTTACATGAAATTGGCGATGTTTCTTGTGGATTAAAAATAcggtatatgggccgagcccagctAACGCAGCTGCAAGCGCCGGTTTGAAACAGTAATAACCAGCGCATGCATCGCCAAATAGGGTTCGCCTACACACACCGGCCAGATCTAGGATCTAGGAACCAAGTATCATGCGCACGAGGCGCGAGGCGGAGCTCCTCACGTGCGCCCATCTCCGCGCGCGCTCACCTCCCCTGGCCGCCGTCAGTCtgaacaaccccgcgcccgcctccCATGGTCGATGGCATGGCATGGCTGCTTCTTCCTCTAGCCCCATGGCCACTATTCCCTAGCCCCCGCCCTAACCCTGCGCAAAAACCCACCTAATTGCCTAAGCTCCTTTAATTCCTTCTCGTATGTGCTTGTATGCTGAGATGTTTTTCCCTTTGCAGGTCAATAGATTTGAGCATAGATGCCCAACAGCCAGACCCGAAGTATTTTTTTTTTGCGCNNNNNNNNNNNNNNNNNNNNNNNNNNNNNNNNNNNNNNNNNNNNNNNNNNNNNNNNNNNNNNNNNNNNNNNNNNNNNNNNNNNNNNNNNNNNNNNNNNNNNNNNNNNNNNNNNNNNNNNNNNNNNNNNNNNNNNNNNNNNNNNNNNNNNNNNNNNNNNNNNNNNNNNNNNNNNNNNNNNNNNNNNNNNNNNNNNNNNNNNNNNNNNNNNNNNNNNNNNNNTTAGCCATGTGATGTTGATATACAATTTGCTTTTGGTCCTTCCATGCTTGATTTAGTTTAAAAATTGCATCAAAGTACAATGTTCATCCTATGACAAATGGGCAATTCCATTGTAGAGAATGACCATCCAAACAAGCTTTCGAATTGAGCATGTCATGCGAATTCCAAGTCTGAATACTGTGCACATGCGAACAAGACAATTCGGGTTCAATACCAAAGTCACGGAGATTTGATATTGAGCCCAATCCAATTCCATGACGCTAAATATCAACATTCAAACAGAGTATTAGAGATCGTGACAGAAAACTAGAGATCGTGACAGAAAAACTAGAAAAGCCTGTTAGAAGAGGAGACCCAGATTCGATGGGACACGGCTCGGCGCCGGAGCCGATGGTGCACCAACGGCTGCGTGTGGTCTATGGATTTTACGCCGGCTACCGATCGACGTTTTCCTACCCATACGTATTACGTTTCACTAATAtaaaaacacttttatattatgagacggagggaataGATCTTAAATAGATTAAGAATAAAGTGATGTTCTGTATGCTAATCTTGGCGAGTAGCTTTTGCGTGAACTGTGCGATGACGCATAAATGGGGTTGTTGCCTCTTGATTTAGTCGTTTGCACAACTCGTAAGAGCAACTTTGCACTATCTCTGAAAATCTGAAAGAATATTTCGTGTTTCAATCGTATCCACTTGCTTATTTATCTTAATTTCTCAGATATACTGCTATTCAAACTAATAATTTTACTATTAGTTCGCCCAAGAAATACTCTGCATTTTGGATTAAATTCTTATAGGACTATACATAGTCTCTTCTGGATCCAGATTCGCTGACTTAGCCACATCAAGTCTCCGCTGACTTTGTCGTAGGATCAAGAATCGAAGGCTGAGATTCGCCAAATCACTGTTCACAAACACTATTCACATAAACCACTGTTACGCAAATCACTGTTGACCACACTATAGCACCCGATCTGGTCCGCCGCTTTTCAATCCGACGGATGAGACTGGCCAAAGGTAGCGGTACTGTAGCGTCGCTACCTTTGCCACGGCAAGTTAGCAAATCTGAACCGGTCTCTTCTACCTCAAAACCTTTTGTACCTCAAACATACAATGTTCTCTTATAGTT
It contains:
- the LOC119339923 gene encoding F-box/LRR-repeat protein 14-like, producing the protein MEDLPEALLTEILKRITRTSDLNSLSLVSKQLYKIEGNQRGAIHVGAGLCTATKALTSLCARFPNLQKVEIDYSGCIPGHGKQLDNKGLFVFSSHCSSLIDLTLSSCSCIDDSGLGCLTYCKTLVSLRLNSIPKITSSGLFSVAVGCTSLSALHLIDCEKIASVEWLEYLGRDGSLEELVMKNCRGINHHDFLKFGSGWMKLQKFEFEMERHDRLPGDVVYDSSYDAHSMDIYDFCCESLKVLRLAHIRTWPELGLRVVLGKCKALEKLCLEYVHALNDNDMIALSRSCSNLKSIKLWLNLQRYSIDVSDWETRTSFTDNSLYALALNCPMLQVVDLSFTPCSPDWPSEIGFTQQGFLALIQSCPIRVLVLNTANFFDDEGMKALSSSPHLETLELIACFAVTDAGMRFLAHTPCLSHLTLRVCHKVTDVGLAELGSAHKLESLVIEYCGEISLQAAQGVAKSVHYSSKFPDYLMY